The bacterium genome segment CCTCGTCCTCCGGCTCCATGTCCTCGTTGTCGACGTACAACCGCGACAGTTGGAAGCGCAACGCGAATCCGCCGGGCTGGTCCTTCTCGGGGTCCGTGGTGTAGCCATTGAAGATGTAGACCGTTCCTTCGTCATCCTGCACGCACGCCATCGCCGCGCGGGACTGCGGTAGCGTCTCGGTCGCTTCGGTCCAGTTCTCGTCCGCGGAGTCGAACGAGCGAACCGCGTTCGAGGTCGTGTAGGGCGGGCCGGTGAGGTAGTCGCCGCCGCCGATCACGAGCGTGTTGTACGGGCCGTCCGGCAGAACGCACGGGTACGTCCAGTCGGCGTACGCCGTCACGGTCGACCAGCCGCCGCCGTCGATGCCGTAGTGCGTCGATTGGGGATCGCTCCCGAGGAACTGCGAGAAGCGCCATTCGCCGTCGCCGCCGATATCCGGTTCGCGGGTGAAGGCGCCGCCGCCGGCGAACGAACCGACCGGACGCACGGAGCCGGCCGTTTGCCAGCCGGAGACGAGGTCGTCCGTATCGAGCCACCACAGCGCGGTGTTGAACGCGCTGCCGGTATAGCCGCCCGTCACGTAGATGACGCCGCCGTGCTGCGCGCAAAACACGCCCGTCACTTCGTCGGGCAGCGGGTCAAGCGAGTCCCACGAGTTCGTGGCCGGGTCGTAGCATTCCACCGCGTCGGTCGGGCCGACATACGAAAACCCGGAACCTGTCGCGCCGCCCACGACGCAGAACTGGTCGAAGCCGGGGATCATGCCGGTGTTGCACGCCTCGGTGCGCGCGGTCGGGATCGGCTCCAGGCCGTTTACGCCCTTGGAGTCGGTCGTCCACGTATCCTCGGCGATCAGGTAGCGATAGACCGCGTCGGACCAGCCGATCGCCGCGTCGTAGCCGGACACGATGTAGACGTCGTTGCCGTTAATGGCCGCCGTCGGCAGGTTCAGCCCCGCGGGGCCGTCGGCAATGGCCGTGGACAGATCCGTGCTCGCCGACGCCGGCGCGGCCAAAAAACAAACCGCCGCCGCAAGAAACAGAACACTCAATCGTCCCATAACCCATCCTCCTTCACGAGCGCGCCCTGACGCCCTCCTGAATGCGGAAGGCAAGACGCGAACCGCGTCGATGAAAAAACAAGAGCCCATCCCATTTTGCCGTCGATTTTACGGATCGTTACGCGTGCGCGGTCAAGAAGGAATCGCGCGAACGTGGGCGTGCAAACCAATCCGGCGGCGTGAAGTCAGACGCGCACGCCGGTCAGCCGCTGCACGAGGAGCGCGGCGGATCGGAACGCATTGGCGATTCCCGGCATGCCGCACGTGGCGCACGCGACGTGCAATCCGTCGATCGCAGGCAAGCCGCGCGCGCCGGCCAGCACGCTCTTTGGCGTCAGCCGCCGGCCGTAGCCGTTGCCCGACTCCGCGCCAATCTCCGTGTATACGTCCCACGGCGACAGCACGCGAAACGTCTCGACCCTTGCGCGAATGCCGGGAAACACGCCGTCGAGCGCGGACAGAATCCGTTCTCCCGCGCGCCCGCGAAGCTCATCGTGCGCGGCGTCGCCCGCCTCGGCCGCGGCTTTCGCCTGCGCGAAGTTTCCCGGACAGAACACGACCATCGAAAACGCGTCGGCTGTATTTTGCGCGCCGGCCTTCGGTCCCTGGATCGCGCCGCACAACATGCGCGGCGTGGCGGTCATGTCACACGACGTGTAGTCGACCTCCGCGTCATCCGGGTACCACCACAGATTTTTCCCGGCGAGATCGCGCGCGGCGTCGGGGTAGCCGTTGACGCCGACAAACGCGGAGAGGAACGTGTTCGACGGTTCGTACGCAAAGCGCATTTTGTCGCCGCCGGGGAGCAGCGCGGCGGTCTGCCGGGGCGAAAGATTGCTGATGACGATGTCCGCCGCGTAGCGAGTACCGTCCGTGGTCCGCACCGCACGCACGCGCCCGCCGTCGATCTCGAGCGACGCGGCACGCACACCCGCCAGCACCTCGCCGCCTGCCTCGCGCACGACGCCCGCCAGCGCGTCGATCATCCGCGCAAATCCGGGAACGGGCCGCGCCGCGCTCTCGTGGTAAAAGCCCGTCGCGGCCGCGAACACGCCGGCGGAAAGCTCGCGCGCGTTTTCCAGAAAGATGCCCTCGTGCCCGCCCAACACGCGGCGCGCGGCGGGTGACAGACCGCGCGCGAGATCGTCGAGCGTCGCGCGAAGGCGCCGCATCGCCGCAAATTTTGACGCGATCGGCACGTCGCGCGATCCGAGCACCGCGCCGGCCATGCGCGCGGCGCCCGCGTCGAAAAGGCCCCGATCGGCAAGCACGCGGCAGGCAGGGACAAGGCGGATCAATTCGCCAAAGACGCGGTCGATCGCCTGCGTCTCGCCGGGAAACGATCGGCTCATCGCGTCGCGAAACGCGGCCAATCCCCGGGGCGCCTCGAACGCTTCGCGACCGCCGACGACAACGCGCTCCATGCCCGCGGCATTCATCGGCGCAAACGGCAGCGCCTCGTCGATATCCAGAAAACGCAGTACGCGCGCACCGATGCCATCGCCCAGAAAATCCCACACGTACTGCGGCCCGGCGCAGAAATCGTAGCCGTCGATGGTGTACGTGCGCGCATGCCCGCCGAGAAGCTCCGGGTGCGCCTCCAGCACACGCACCCCGCACCCGGCCTTCGCCAGCATCGCCGCGGCGGCAAGGCCCGTCGCTCCGCTTCCGATGACGACAACGTCCGGCCTGTCGCGCGATGTCGGTGACGCGGTCATACGCTCGCTCCGCAAGGATTCAGAAATCTTCTTTTACCACAGTGGACACAGAGAACACGGAGGGGATTTTCTTGATACGAACCGCGACCGTTAGGGAGCGGGTCATGCGATGACAGAGCCACGCGCGTCAGCACGTGGCCGCCCGGGGCGCGTGTCTTGCGATGACAGAGCCACGCGCGTCAGCAAGTGGCCGCCCGAAACGAACGAAAAGCCGGCCCTCGGAAGTCGCATTCCCACGCCTACTTTTCCGGGATGCCACACTTTTGGCTGAGTCCG includes the following:
- a CDS encoding NAD(P)-binding protein, with the translated sequence MTASPTSRDRPDVVVIGSGATGLAAAAMLAKAGCGVRVLEAHPELLGGHARTYTIDGYDFCAGPQYVWDFLGDGIGARVLRFLDIDEALPFAPMNAAGMERVVVGGREAFEAPRGLAAFRDAMSRSFPGETQAIDRVFGELIRLVPACRVLADRGLFDAGAARMAGAVLGSRDVPIASKFAAMRRLRATLDDLARGLSPAARRVLGGHEGIFLENARELSAGVFAAATGFYHESAARPVPGFARMIDALAGVVREAGGEVLAGVRAASLEIDGGRVRAVRTTDGTRYAADIVISNLSPRQTAALLPGGDKMRFAYEPSNTFLSAFVGVNGYPDAARDLAGKNLWWYPDDAEVDYTSCDMTATPRMLCGAIQGPKAGAQNTADAFSMVVFCPGNFAQAKAAAEAGDAAHDELRGRAGERILSALDGVFPGIRARVETFRVLSPWDVYTEIGAESGNGYGRRLTPKSVLAGARGLPAIDGLHVACATCGMPGIANAFRSAALLVQRLTGVRV